The Naumovozyma dairenensis CBS 421 chromosome 1, complete genome genomic interval GCACATGAGAAAGTGGTAACGTTGCTGAATTAGTTAAAGATGGCACGGAGAGTCCCCAAGACGTAGTTGATGACGTTGATAATTGTCTTTTCTGTGGCAAAATATCTGAATATTGTTTCCTTGGTATATATGGAGATATAATTGGACCATTAGATACCGATCTTATGTTTTTAGGTAATGTTGTTGGAACTGTTCCATTTTCTAATCTAGGTAGAATGTCACGGGAACGTGTCACAGGCAAAGCTGGCAAAGGGAGGTAAAGTAACTTGATTCATCTCTTCAGCATTTCTTCCGTTGGCCAATTGTTGATATGTGTTGTCATCTGTTGAAGATGGAACTACAGTATTACCTCTTGTTATCACAACAGTTGAGGTGGACGATGGGTACCGGACACCGGTAACTCTATTTGGCACTTCAGAGCTAGAGCCATTTTCGAGGAATGTCGGTATCGGTCTCACACCATTGTGGTGAGTGTGTATCGGCGTTGATACAGAAGAACTTCCGCCTCTCATATTGCTGTTATATTCGTCTCCTACCCTTACTAGTTGCGATTGTTCGGATTCATTAGATATATGACTTTCTGGCCTTTGTATGAAATTGATGCTATTTTCTTGATGGGATCTGATCTTAGGTGTTGTGACTTCCTGTCTCATTGGAACAGACGATGATTCGACTGTAGATAAGTGTTTGTTAAGTACGGTTCTTTCTGTAGATAGGCGAGGTAATGTTTCAGTAATTCGTTCTTGattttcctcttcttcgATAGGTTCCGGTTGCTGTTCTTGTCCCCGTTCCTGTTCATCCTGTTCATCTTCACTTTCGCTTTCTAACGTTATTATTTCCACTCCACCATGTACATTTATATTACGATCTTTATCCAGGTTTTCTTTTGACATTTCTCGAGGAGAGTTATCTTCTTGCTTTTCCGGTATCATTTGATCACATCCATCATTTTCCATCTTGACCTTCGATTGCTGAATTATAGGTTTCTTTTGTTGATTCTTGGGATCCTCTTCATCGAATGCTGTCCATCTACCATCAGCAGCCAATTCTACTTGTTCCACTTCATCACCTGAATTTTTCAGTATATCTTCCACAAACTCACAGATTGCCAAATCCTTTAACTCTATCTTGATAGTACAAATGGGGCATTGCCAAGTGGGCACTTGCCATTGAGAATGTAAAAACCATAACGCATCAAAACATTGTAGATGTTTAcatattattgatttggCAGGATAATTCATTTTAGTATATGATATGGGACATTGCAAACTCATTACGATGGATGTCGTTATCAAATCATCACcattatcttcattcaattcGTTAGCAAGATAATATAAAGTAGCTTGTCTGATAATTTTTGGATGTGCCAAAACCTGTTGAAGTAAATCTTCTGGCGGCACCAATTCCACTACGTaacaatatattctatattCTGAAGTGGTCATTGCATATATCAATTGTaagatattttcttgattttgatttctaATATATGGAGTCAAATCAGCTGGTTTTGTAGTTCCtggtttatttttcaaaccTTTCACATTATCAGGTACACGAACGTTGTTGAATCTAACTTCACAATGTGTTGGGAACTCTATGAATTCGTTCCCTCTTGATCCTAATTCATTTACCTTTGCACAAAATAAGTAGAGTTTGTATTTATTAGTTTTTGATAGTAATTCATAATCATGAGGTGATAAGCGAAATTTTGCCAGTGCAATACCTCTTCCACCAATTTTCTTCACAGGTTGGGCTGTTTGTGGTATCAGTCTTTTCAACTTGAAAAATGGTGATTCTTTGAAATGTAAAGGAGGAACAGCAGGTTTTTCTGAGTAACTGGATTGTGGAGATGACGATGCTACTGCTACTGCTGATGGAGATGAACCACGAATTGGTGTAATATTATGCCGTAGCTGTGAATATAACGTCTCGTAAGACGGTAGTTCTTCTCCACTATgtattttatcaattaaaacTGAAACAGTTTTAGGTTTCCATATATCAGGTGATTGTGATTCCAGTATAAATTTCCTTAGCGCTTCTTGTAGTTGAGGTTTTCTAAAAGAAACACCAAGTCCTACTGCTTTTGAAAGTGgttttaattctttaactTTTAGCAGTTCAATTTTGGTAATCACTTTCTGGCTTTCTAATTGTACTTGCTGTACCAAAACACGGTCAGAACCTTCGAAGTTATCCATTTTTGCTTGATTTAATCAcgttatattattacttgaACACAgagatgatgatggatAAAGCTCCAGGCTGGATAAGCTGCCAATTTTCTTATAGATGACGAGGTATAGTCAAACAAGCAAGTAAAGGAGAGTTGAAGTATACTATGCAGAAGTGGTATTCAGAAACCGTGACTGTTCCAGTCTCATTGTTTTAGTCTTTATGTCGGTTTCTAATATTTCCTGTCATATTCCAGTCtattaattcaattgaaatcCTGGTTTTTCCTCTTTACATTATCCAACTTACAGGCTCCTGGGCGTGGTGCACGGTGGTCAAGTAACAATACAAAGAGtgaaatataaacaaatacTGACGACACAACttctaataaataaaactaGTTAATTCGATTCAATCCAATTTCGATTAATTGTCACTCACAATTTTTCTATAGTTATACTGTTGACGACGATCCTCAAAATGTTTCTAGCATGtaaactttttttcttatttttttaaaagcGTCCATGAAGAAAACACTGTAAGGGTGATTTAATTGCTCTAACCCATTC includes:
- the SIZ1 gene encoding SUMO ligase SIZ1 (similar to Saccharomyces cerevisiae SIZ1 (YDR409W) and NFI1 (YOR156C); ancestral locus Anc_5.509) encodes the protein MDNFEGSDRVLVQQVQLESQKVITKIELLKVKELKPLSKAVGLGVSFRKPQLQEALRKFILESQSPDIWKPKTVSVLIDKIHSGEELPSYETLYSQLRHNITPIRGSSPSAVAVASSSPQSSYSEKPAVPPLHFKESPFFKLKRLIPQTAQPVKKIGGRGIALAKFRLSPHDYELLSKTNKYKLYLFCAKVNELGSRGNEFIEFPTHCEVRFNNVRVPDNVKGLKNKPGTTKPADLTPYIRNQNQENILQLIYAMTTSEYRIYCYVVELVPPEDLLQQVLAHPKIIRQATLYYLANELNEDNGDDLITTSIVMSLQCPISYTKMNYPAKSIICKHLQCFDALWFLHSQWQVPTWQCPICTIKIELKDLAICEFVEDILKNSGDEVEQVELAADGRWTAFDEEDPKNQQKKPIIQQSKVKMENDGCDQMIPEKQEDNSPREMSKENLDKDRNINVHGGVEIITLESESEDEQDEQERGQEQQPEPIEEEENQERITETLPRLSTERTVLNKHLSTVESSSVPMRQEVTTPKIRSHQENSINFIQRPESHISNESEQSQLVRVGDEYNSNMRGGSSSVSTPIHTHHNGVRPIPTFLENGSSSEVPNRVTGVRYPSSTSTVVITRGNTVVPSSTDDNTYQQLANGRNAEEMNQVTLPPFASFACDTFP